A single region of the Gossypium arboreum isolate Shixiya-1 chromosome 12, ASM2569848v2, whole genome shotgun sequence genome encodes:
- the LOC108476746 gene encoding glycoprotein 3-alpha-L-fucosyltransferase A-like, with protein sequence MGIISNLRGPRTQEHGLPLSDSLPSSTSVSNKTKCSNLMPLVVALVVIAEIAFLGRLDMAKNAAFFDSWPEMFYKYHPSDGAEVAGVEKLDIETLGGDQNLFKESCEEWLEREDGVIYSRDFAKDPIWVSGADQEWETCAVSCKFGFDPSKKPDAAFGLPQQSGVASVLRSMESASYYSENNLAQARRRGYDIVMTTSLSSDVPVGYFSWAEYDIMAPVMPKTEKAYAAAFISNCGARNFRLEALVGLEKANIKIDSYGSCRRNRDGNVDKVETLKRYKFSLAFENSNEEDYVTEKFFQSLVAGTIPVVVGAPNIEDFAPSHSSYLHIKELEDVPSIAKKMKYLSEDPNAYNQSLRWKYEGPSDSFKALVDMAAVHSSCRLCIHLATVIQQKEERRSDFKKRPCKCTRGSETVYHIYVRERGRFKMDSIFLRSGNLTLEALEAAVLKKFKSLKHVPIWKQERPKSIRGGDELKVYRVYPVGLTQRQALYTFKFKGDADLRSHIENNPCPKFEVIFV encoded by the exons atgggTATTATCTCAAATCTAAGAGGACCAAGAACCCAAGAACATGGGTTGCCCTTATCTGATAGTTTGCCATCTTCCACATCAGTTTCCAACAAGACAAAATGTTCCAATTTGATGCCTTTAGTTGTGGCCCTTGTAGTCATAGCTGAAATTGCGTTTTTGGGTCGTCTTGACATGGCCAAAAATGCTGCCTTTTTCGATTCATGGCCTGAGATGTTCTATAAATACCACCCTTCTGATGGAGCAGAGGTTGCTGGCGTTGAAAAGCTCGATATTGAAACATTGGGTGGCGATCAGAACTTGTTTAAAGAGAGCTGTGAGGAGTGGCTTGAAAGAGAAGATGGCGTGATTTATTCAAGGGATTTTGCCAAGGATCCCATCTGGGTTTCTGGTGCTGACCAG GAGTGGGAAACTTGTGCTGTTAGTTGTAAGTTTGGGTTTGATCCCAGTAAGAAGCCTGATGCTGCCTTTGGTTTGCCTCAACAATCTGGAGTAGCTAGTGTGCTGCGCTCGATGGAATCGGCTTCGTACTATTCAGAGAATAATCTTGCTCAGGCACGACG GAGGGGTTATGATATTGTAATGACAACTAGCCTTTCATCGGATGTTCCTGTTGGATATTTTTCATGGGCCGAGTATGATATCATGGCACCAGTGATGCCAAAGACTGAAAAGGCCTATGCAGCTGCTTTCATTTCTAATTGTGGTGCCCGCAACTTTCGTTTGGAAGCACTTGTTGGGCTTGAAAAGGCAAATATCAAGATAGATTCTTATGGTAGTTGCCGTAGAAATCGCGATGGAAACG TGGACAAAGTTGAAACTCTGAAACGCTATAAGTTTAGCTTGGCTTTTGAGAACTCCAATGAGGAGGATTATGTCACTGAAAAGTTTTTCCAGTCTCTTGTTGCAG GAACCATACCTGTTGTTGTTGGTGCTCCAAATATTGAAGACTTTGCACCGTCTCACAGTTCATATTTACATATCAAGGAACTGGAGGATGTTCCATCAATTGCAAAGAAAATGAAGTACCTCTCGGAAGACCCCAATGCTTATAATCAATCACTAAG GTGGAAGTACGAAGGACCGTCTGATTCTTTCAAGGCCCTCGTGGATATGGCTGCTGTTCATTCATCATGTCGGCTGTGCATTCACTTGGCAACCGTCATCCAACAGAAAGAAGAAAGGAGGTCTGACTTCAAGAAACGCCCCTGCAAGTGTACCAGAGGTTCAGAAACCGTGTATCATATATATGTAAGAGAGCGAGGAAGGTTTAAGATGGATTCTATTTTCTTGAG GTCTGGCAATTTGACTCTCGAGGCCTTGGAGGCTGCAGTGCTTAAGAAGTTTAAGTCTCTGAAACACGTGCCAATTTGGAAGCAGGAGAGGCCCAAAAGCATAAGAGGGGGGGATGAACTGAAGGTATACAGAGTCTATCCTGTTGGCTTGACACAAAGACAGGCTTTATATACCTTCAAGTTCAAAGGGGATGCTGATCTCAGGAGCCACATTGAAAACAACCCTTGTCCAAAGTTTGAAGTCATTTTTGTCTAG